In Halanaeroarchaeum sp. HSR-CO, one DNA window encodes the following:
- a CDS encoding AI-2E family transporter — protein sequence MKPRRQALVFVLATTLLVATLVLHRVWGVVVFAVTIAYVLVPLQRRLATRGLSEWWASTVATVGGSVAALVPFLLAGYLGYRRRDSITGFLRSVPNAVEINVFGAPYVVDVEMVLEGVGDYLSATAVSIAGGLPELGLKATVFAFVVFGLLMSHEAVEDALMAAVPPEYRDVMSALAHRAEQTLYGIYVLQAATAAATFVIALVVFWGLGYSIPVTLAFLAGILQFVPIIGPSVLIVGLAAYHVAAGDVTAAVWVIVLAGFLVAWLPDVLVRPRLSKRTGNLAGTLYFVGFVGGLLTVGPIGIVVGPVAVALVAESMRLLAEENHFD from the coding sequence GTGAAGCCCCGTCGACAGGCACTGGTCTTCGTCCTCGCGACGACGCTGCTGGTCGCGACGCTGGTCCTCCACCGAGTCTGGGGGGTCGTCGTCTTCGCGGTCACGATCGCGTACGTCTTGGTTCCCCTGCAGCGCAGACTGGCGACGCGGGGACTCTCGGAGTGGTGGGCCAGCACGGTGGCCACCGTCGGTGGCTCGGTGGCCGCACTCGTCCCCTTCTTGCTCGCCGGGTACCTCGGCTATCGTCGGCGTGACAGCATCACCGGGTTCCTGCGGAGCGTCCCCAACGCCGTCGAGATCAACGTCTTCGGGGCACCGTACGTGGTCGACGTCGAGATGGTCCTCGAGGGCGTCGGGGACTATCTCTCCGCGACTGCCGTCTCCATCGCGGGTGGGCTACCGGAACTCGGACTGAAGGCGACGGTGTTCGCGTTCGTGGTCTTCGGATTGCTGATGAGCCACGAGGCCGTCGAGGACGCGCTTATGGCGGCCGTTCCGCCCGAGTACCGGGACGTGATGAGCGCGCTCGCCCACCGTGCCGAGCAAACCCTGTACGGCATCTACGTCCTCCAGGCCGCGACGGCGGCGGCGACGTTTGTCATCGCCCTCGTCGTGTTCTGGGGGCTCGGATACAGCATCCCGGTCACGCTGGCGTTCCTCGCTGGCATCCTCCAGTTCGTCCCCATCATCGGGCCGTCGGTACTCATTGTGGGACTCGCCGCCTATCATGTCGCCGCTGGGGATGTGACGGCGGCCGTCTGGGTGATCGTCCTCGCGGGCTTTCTCGTTGCCTGGCTCCCCGACGTCCTCGTTCGCCCTCGCCTCTCGAAACGGACCGGGAATCTCGCGGGGACGCTCTACTTCGTCGGCTTCGTCGGTGGTCTCCTCACAGTCGGTCCGATCGGCATCGTCGTCGGTCCAGTGGCAGTAGCACTCGTCGCCGAATCCATGCGGCTTCTCGCCGAAGAGAATCACTTCGACTGA
- a CDS encoding iron ABC transporter permease has translation MGRSVGTADRSEVTARLREGVARAALPLGALVTAAVLVVVFYYPVGTVLVRAVVTDGQVTGAPIWEVFASPFYFGAAHGLFTDPFGAPAGVREWIRAGFPAVRFGLVGFTIYQAFLSTLASLALGLPGAYLLARFEFPGRETVRALTMLPFVLPSIMVAIGFVAMFGDNGTLNTLFSALGLPTVSLIYTLELIVIAHAFYNAPLVTRLVAASWEGVDDRMVETARSLGASRTRAFLDVVVPQLLPGALTGALLTFLFTFMSFPIVLALGGLELATVEVWLYARVQQLELGQAAGLAVVETIITLGLTYAYVRYESGESGLARLGTAPHREPLFESIRDPRRIGLFLYGLVVIVVFVGPILSMIVESVTGPSGLTLRYYSFLVQRQLEGAAFQVKPVSAVTNSIVFGVGTLVLAMPMGVLIAVLSTREFVGSRLTEAVLMAPLAISGIVVGLGLLQGLVFGTEVFGHRLTATGPVAIVAAHAVAAYPFVTRNVVPLLRSVDDRLLESARSLGASRFRAFADVEVPLVIPGLLAGAAFAFAISVGEFDSTVILAEGSASYTMPVAVERYLGNRTLGPATAMGTVLLAVTAISFVVIDRMGGRYEP, from the coding sequence ATGGGTCGAAGCGTGGGCACGGCGGATCGCTCGGAAGTGACAGCCCGTCTTCGCGAGGGGGTAGCCCGTGCGGCCCTCCCGCTCGGCGCGCTCGTCACGGCGGCAGTGTTGGTGGTCGTCTTCTACTACCCCGTCGGGACGGTCCTGGTGCGGGCCGTCGTCACCGACGGACAGGTCACCGGGGCCCCGATCTGGGAGGTGTTCGCCTCGCCGTTCTACTTCGGCGCCGCCCACGGCCTCTTCACCGACCCGTTCGGCGCCCCCGCCGGCGTCCGCGAGTGGATACGAGCCGGGTTCCCCGCGGTGCGTTTCGGTCTCGTTGGTTTCACAATCTATCAGGCGTTCCTCTCGACGCTCGCGAGTCTCGCGCTGGGACTCCCCGGGGCGTACCTCCTCGCTCGGTTCGAGTTCCCGGGCCGCGAGACGGTTCGGGCGCTCACCATGCTACCCTTCGTGCTGCCATCGATCATGGTCGCCATCGGATTCGTCGCGATGTTCGGCGACAACGGGACGCTCAACACCCTCTTCTCCGCGCTCGGCCTGCCGACCGTCTCGCTCATCTACACGCTGGAACTCATCGTCATCGCGCACGCCTTCTACAACGCCCCGCTCGTCACCCGCCTCGTCGCGGCCTCCTGGGAGGGCGTCGACGACCGGATGGTCGAGACGGCCCGCAGTCTCGGCGCCTCTCGAACCCGAGCTTTCCTGGACGTCGTTGTACCCCAACTGCTTCCGGGGGCCCTCACCGGCGCGCTACTAACCTTCCTCTTCACGTTCATGTCCTTCCCCATCGTGCTCGCGCTCGGCGGCCTCGAACTGGCGACGGTCGAGGTCTGGCTGTACGCCCGCGTCCAGCAACTCGAACTCGGTCAGGCCGCGGGGCTGGCAGTCGTCGAGACCATCATCACCCTCGGGCTGACCTACGCCTACGTCCGCTACGAGTCCGGGGAATCGGGCCTGGCCCGTCTGGGGACCGCTCCGCACAGAGAACCGCTCTTCGAATCGATCCGGGACCCGCGCCGGATCGGACTGTTCCTCTACGGCCTCGTCGTCATCGTCGTGTTCGTCGGTCCGATCCTGAGCATGATCGTCGAGAGCGTCACGGGCCCCTCGGGACTGACGCTCCGGTACTACTCCTTCCTCGTCCAGCGGCAGTTGGAGGGAGCGGCCTTCCAGGTGAAACCCGTCTCGGCGGTCACGAACTCCATCGTGTTCGGCGTCGGAACGCTGGTCCTCGCCATGCCGATGGGCGTGCTCATCGCGGTCTTGAGCACCAGGGAGTTCGTCGGCAGCCGACTCACCGAGGCGGTGCTCATGGCGCCGCTGGCCATCAGCGGTATCGTCGTCGGGCTGGGCCTCCTCCAGGGCCTCGTCTTCGGGACGGAGGTGTTCGGTCACCGACTCACGGCGACCGGTCCCGTCGCCATCGTCGCCGCCCACGCCGTCGCCGCCTACCCCTTCGTGACGAGGAACGTGGTCCCCTTGCTCCGGAGCGTCGACGATCGGCTCCTCGAATCGGCACGGAGCCTCGGCGCGTCCCGTTTCAGGGCCTTCGCTGACGTGGAGGTCCCGCTGGTCATCCCTGGGCTCCTGGCCGGGGCGGCCTTCGCGTTCGCGATCAGCGTCGGGGAGTTCGACTCGACGGTCATCCTCGCGGAGGGGAGTGCCAGTTACACTATGCCAGTCGCCGTCGAGCGGTATCTCGGGAACCGGACCCTCGGGCCGGCCACCGCAATGGGGACGGTCCTCCTCGCGGTCACCGCGATCAGTTTCGTCGTCATCGACCGCATGGGAGGTCGCTACGAACCATGA
- a CDS encoding excinuclease ABC subunit C, with protein sequence MDAAGVRTLASDLPREPGVYQFLEGNSVLYVGKAVNLRDRVRSYADPRSDRVRRMVGRAEDVDVAVTDTETQALLLEANLIKRHQPTYNVRLKDDKSYPLVQLTDHAFPRIEITRDPAEGATVYGPFTNKGEVETVVKALRETYGLRGCSAYKFRNRERACIDFDIGLCSAPCVGEIDEAGYGADVTSAKRLFEGETGALADPLRRAMERAATDREFERAANLRDRLETVEAFHGTGGEAVRMADEAEEAVDVLGVALEGDAATVARLHSDRGKLVDRTRHSVVAPEAEDRIAAILAAFIPQYYAERSLPDALLLPEDPGDEDLSAWLAAEGVAMRVPGAGREARLVDLALKNAHRYAGETDELAALGDALGIDRPSRIEGFDVSHAQGKAVVGSDVTFVDGTPEKADYRRKKLEEGNDDYARMAALIRWRATRALDGRDDRPDPDLLLIDGGEGQLNAALDALEGTGWDVPAISLAKREEVVVTPDGTYDWAHDAPQLHLLQRIRDEAHRFAVQYHQTLRDDVSTVLEDVDGIGPSLSRRLLRRFGSVENVRAASVEELQSVPGVGRGTAQTLADRL encoded by the coding sequence ATGGACGCTGCCGGCGTACGGACGCTCGCAAGCGATCTCCCCCGAGAGCCCGGCGTCTACCAGTTTCTCGAAGGCAATTCGGTCCTCTACGTCGGCAAGGCGGTGAACCTCCGCGACCGGGTGCGGTCGTACGCCGACCCCCGCAGCGATCGGGTGCGCCGCATGGTCGGCCGGGCCGAGGACGTCGACGTCGCCGTGACGGACACGGAGACCCAGGCGTTGTTGCTCGAGGCCAACCTGATCAAGCGCCACCAGCCGACCTACAACGTCCGGTTGAAAGACGACAAGTCGTACCCACTGGTCCAGTTGACCGACCACGCGTTCCCCCGCATCGAGATCACGCGCGATCCGGCGGAGGGCGCTACCGTCTACGGCCCGTTCACCAACAAGGGCGAGGTCGAGACCGTCGTGAAGGCCCTGCGCGAGACCTACGGCCTCCGGGGGTGTTCTGCGTACAAATTCCGGAATCGCGAGCGCGCGTGTATCGACTTCGACATCGGCCTCTGTTCGGCCCCCTGCGTCGGCGAGATCGACGAGGCGGGGTATGGTGCGGACGTCACCAGCGCCAAACGGTTATTCGAGGGAGAGACCGGTGCACTGGCCGACCCCCTCCGTCGGGCGATGGAGCGAGCTGCCACCGACCGCGAGTTCGAGCGGGCGGCGAATCTCCGGGACCGCCTGGAGACCGTCGAAGCCTTCCACGGCACCGGTGGCGAAGCGGTTCGGATGGCGGACGAGGCCGAGGAGGCCGTCGACGTCCTCGGCGTCGCCCTCGAAGGTGACGCCGCCACCGTCGCGCGTCTCCACAGCGACCGCGGCAAGTTGGTCGATCGAACCCGGCACTCGGTGGTCGCACCGGAGGCGGAGGACCGTATCGCGGCCATCCTCGCGGCATTCATCCCACAGTACTACGCGGAGCGCTCGCTCCCCGACGCTCTCCTGCTTCCGGAGGACCCCGGCGACGAGGACCTGTCGGCCTGGCTCGCGGCCGAGGGGGTCGCGATGCGCGTTCCCGGCGCCGGCCGCGAGGCGCGTCTCGTCGACCTGGCGCTCAAGAACGCCCACCGGTACGCCGGCGAGACGGACGAACTGGCCGCCCTCGGCGACGCACTGGGGATCGACCGACCCTCACGCATCGAGGGCTTCGACGTGAGCCACGCCCAGGGGAAGGCCGTCGTCGGCAGCGACGTGACGTTCGTCGACGGGACCCCCGAGAAAGCGGATTACCGGCGGAAGAAACTCGAGGAGGGCAACGACGATTACGCCAGGATGGCGGCACTGATCCGCTGGCGGGCGACGCGAGCGCTCGATGGACGCGACGATCGGCCCGACCCCGACCTCCTCCTCATCGACGGCGGCGAGGGACAGTTGAACGCTGCCCTGGACGCGCTCGAGGGGACCGGCTGGGACGTCCCGGCCATCTCGCTCGCCAAGCGCGAGGAGGTGGTCGTGACCCCCGACGGAACCTACGACTGGGCCCACGACGCCCCACAGTTACACCTACTGCAGCGGATCCGCGACGAGGCCCACCGGTTCGCGGTCCAGTACCACCAGACGCTCCGCGACGACGTCTCGACCGTCCTCGAGGACGTCGACGGGATCGGGCCCTCGCTCTCGCGACGGTTGCTCAGGCGGTTCGGGAGCGTCGAGAACGTCCGGGCGGCCTCCGTCGAGGAGTTGCAGTCGGTCCCTGGCGTCGGGCGAGGGACGGCCCAGACACTCGCGGATCGACTGTAG
- the uvrB gene encoding excinuclease ABC subunit UvrB, protein MSDSTGPLLPDRPDVDRPFRVDAPFEPAGSQPTAIEELVAGYGQGMDKQTLLGVTGSGKTNTVSWVVEELQQPTLVIAHNKTLAAQLYEEFRTLFPDNAVEYFVSYYDYYQPEAYVEQTDTYIDKDASINEEIDRLRHSATRSLLTRDDVIVVASVSAIYGLGDPANYEDMALRLEVGQSIDRDDLLGGLVDLNYERNDVDFTQGTFRVRGDTVEVFPMYGRYAVRVEFWGDEVDRLTKLDPLEGSVVSEEPAVLVHPAEHYSMPESTLEAAIEEIETDLDERVGYFERKGDLVAAQRLEERTTFDLEMLREAGYCSGIENYSVYLSDREVGDAPYTLLDYFPEDFLTVIDESHRTVPQIKGQHAGDRSRKESLVENGFRLPTAFDNRPLTFEEFEAKTDRTLYVSATPSDYEREVSGQVVEQIVRPTYLVDPAVEVEPAADQIDDLMDRIDRRAANDERVLVTTLTKRMAEDLTEYLEEAGVAVEYMHDETDTLERHELVRGLRLGEFDVLVGINLLREGLDIPEVSLVAILDADQEGFLRSRTSLIQTMGRAARNVDGTVVLYADQVTDAMAAAIDETQRRRRIQQEFNEEHGKEATTIEKAVGDIDLPGAKTDTSTITGDGPEDEEEAAALVEELERRMGEAADNLEFELAADIRDRIRALHEDFDLDRDDGIEPEAGADEMGLEPEPEDF, encoded by the coding sequence ATGAGCGACTCGACGGGACCGCTCCTGCCTGACCGACCCGACGTTGACAGACCCTTCCGCGTCGACGCGCCCTTCGAACCGGCCGGTTCCCAGCCGACGGCCATCGAGGAACTGGTCGCCGGCTACGGGCAGGGGATGGACAAACAGACCCTCCTCGGGGTGACGGGGTCGGGCAAGACCAACACGGTCAGCTGGGTCGTCGAGGAACTCCAGCAGCCGACACTGGTCATCGCCCACAACAAGACCCTCGCCGCCCAGCTCTACGAGGAGTTCCGCACCCTCTTCCCCGACAACGCCGTCGAGTACTTCGTCTCCTACTACGACTACTACCAGCCGGAGGCCTACGTCGAGCAGACGGACACCTACATCGACAAGGACGCCTCGATCAACGAGGAGATCGACCGCCTGCGTCACTCCGCGACGCGCTCGCTGCTCACCCGCGACGACGTCATCGTGGTGGCCTCTGTCTCGGCCATCTACGGCCTCGGGGACCCGGCGAACTACGAGGACATGGCACTCCGACTGGAGGTCGGCCAGTCCATCGATCGCGACGACCTCCTCGGCGGCCTGGTCGACCTGAACTACGAACGCAACGACGTGGACTTCACCCAGGGCACGTTCCGCGTGCGCGGGGACACCGTCGAGGTGTTTCCGATGTACGGGCGGTACGCGGTTCGCGTCGAGTTCTGGGGCGACGAGGTCGACCGCCTCACCAAACTCGACCCGCTCGAGGGCTCGGTCGTGAGCGAGGAACCGGCGGTCCTGGTCCACCCGGCGGAGCACTACTCCATGCCGGAGTCGACGCTCGAGGCGGCGATCGAGGAGATAGAGACCGACCTCGACGAGCGCGTGGGCTACTTCGAGCGGAAGGGCGACCTCGTGGCCGCCCAGCGCCTCGAGGAGCGGACCACATTCGACCTGGAGATGCTCCGCGAGGCGGGCTACTGTTCGGGTATCGAGAACTATTCGGTGTACCTCTCCGACCGCGAGGTCGGCGACGCGCCGTACACGCTCCTCGATTACTTCCCTGAGGACTTCCTCACGGTCATCGACGAGTCACATCGCACGGTTCCACAGATCAAGGGCCAGCACGCCGGGGACCGCTCGCGCAAAGAGTCGCTCGTAGAGAACGGGTTCCGGCTGCCGACGGCTTTCGACAATCGTCCCCTCACCTTCGAGGAGTTCGAGGCGAAGACCGACCGGACGCTGTACGTCTCCGCGACCCCGAGCGACTACGAGCGGGAGGTCTCCGGACAGGTCGTCGAACAGATCGTCCGACCCACGTACCTCGTCGACCCGGCCGTCGAGGTAGAACCGGCCGCAGACCAGATCGACGACCTCATGGACCGCATCGACCGCCGGGCCGCGAACGACGAACGGGTCCTCGTGACCACGCTCACCAAGCGGATGGCCGAGGACCTCACCGAATACCTGGAGGAGGCTGGCGTCGCGGTCGAGTACATGCACGACGAGACGGACACCCTGGAGCGCCACGAACTCGTCAGGGGACTCCGTCTCGGGGAGTTCGACGTCCTCGTCGGCATCAACCTGCTCCGGGAGGGACTGGACATCCCCGAGGTCTCCCTCGTCGCCATCCTCGACGCCGACCAGGAGGGCTTCCTCCGCTCGCGCACCTCTCTCATCCAGACGATGGGCCGGGCGGCCCGCAACGTCGACGGGACGGTCGTGCTCTACGCCGACCAGGTGACCGACGCGATGGCGGCGGCCATCGACGAGACCCAGCGTCGCCGACGCATCCAGCAGGAGTTCAACGAGGAACACGGCAAGGAGGCGACCACCATCGAGAAGGCGGTCGGCGACATCGACCTCCCGGGTGCGAAGACGGATACGAGCACCATCACCGGTGACGGCCCCGAGGACGAGGAGGAGGCCGCCGCTCTCGTCGAGGAACTCGAACGGCGGATGGGGGAGGCCGCCGACAACCTCGAGTTCGAACTGGCCGCGGACATCCGCGACCGGATTCGGGCCCTCCACGAGGACTTCGACCTCGACAGGGACGACGGGATCGAACCGGAGGCCGGCGCCGACGAGATGGGACTCGAACCCGAACCCGAGGACTTCTGA
- a CDS encoding ABC transporter ATP-binding protein gives MTDIQLTGVDKRFDDTIALEDVTLHVRDGEFFTLVGPSGCGKTTTLRIVAGLEEPTGGTVAFGGEDVAGRPTEDRDVGIVFQSYALFPHMTVAENVAYGLRFRDPPDGQDVEERVADLLDLVDLGGMEERDPGELSGGQQQRIALARALAPGPDVLLLDEPMSALDARLRDRLRRQIREIQQALDITTLYVTHDQAEALAISDRIAVLNGGRVEQVGTPESVYREPESRFVAEFVGDNNLFDVESVHTSNGEPRALVDGTAIAAPEGVRSGDVLSVRPETMQFGDGETTLPVTVETVEFLGDAYKSYCRWEGRPLVVKTNGPPSGAETTVGFDVADVHLVREER, from the coding sequence ATGACCGACATCCAGTTGACCGGCGTGGACAAGCGCTTCGACGACACCATCGCGCTGGAAGACGTCACACTCCACGTTCGCGATGGGGAGTTCTTCACCCTCGTCGGTCCGTCGGGGTGTGGGAAGACGACGACCCTCCGCATCGTCGCGGGCCTCGAGGAACCAACCGGAGGGACCGTCGCGTTCGGCGGGGAGGACGTCGCGGGTCGACCCACCGAGGACCGCGACGTCGGCATCGTCTTCCAGAGTTACGCGCTGTTCCCCCACATGACCGTCGCCGAGAACGTCGCCTACGGCCTCCGGTTCCGGGACCCCCCGGACGGGCAGGACGTCGAGGAACGGGTGGCCGACCTCCTCGACCTGGTCGACCTCGGGGGGATGGAAGAACGTGACCCGGGCGAACTCTCCGGCGGACAACAACAGCGGATCGCGCTCGCGCGCGCGCTCGCCCCCGGGCCCGACGTGCTCCTGCTCGACGAACCGATGAGTGCCCTCGATGCGCGACTCCGGGATCGGTTGCGCCGCCAGATCCGGGAGATCCAGCAGGCCCTCGACATTACGACCCTCTATGTCACCCACGACCAGGCGGAGGCACTGGCCATCAGCGACCGGATCGCGGTCCTGAACGGAGGGCGAGTCGAGCAGGTCGGGACCCCGGAATCGGTGTATCGGGAGCCCGAGAGCCGATTCGTCGCCGAGTTCGTCGGTGACAACAACCTCTTCGACGTCGAGTCGGTGCACACCAGCAACGGTGAGCCGCGGGCGCTCGTCGACGGGACCGCTATCGCGGCACCGGAGGGGGTACGATCCGGTGACGTCCTCAGCGTTCGCCCCGAAACGATGCAGTTCGGGGACGGGGAGACGACACTTCCGGTGACGGTCGAGACGGTCGAATTCCTGGGAGACGCCTACAAATCGTACTGCCGCTGGGAGGGGCGGCCCCTCGTCGTGAAGACGAACGGCCCGCCATCGGGAGCGGAGACGACCGTTGGCTTCGATGTCGCGGACGTCCACCTGGTCCGAGAAGAACGGTGA
- a CDS encoding class I SAM-dependent methyltransferase produces MSVREEFDEWAARGKDRGMEKRHWHTAKHVLARMPVESGDVVLDLGTGSGYALRALADRGIDRGYGLDGSPEMTQNARSYTEVDSVDYLVGDFHHLPFDSNSIDHVFSMEAFYYANDPIAALEELRRVLRPGGTFYCAVNYFEENVHSHEWQDGIDIEMTLWNREQYREAFGEAGFYVAEQDNVPDREVEIPPAAEFPTDDFDSREEMVKRYRTLGTLLTVGVAP; encoded by the coding sequence ATGAGCGTCCGCGAGGAGTTCGACGAGTGGGCAGCACGCGGCAAGGACCGGGGGATGGAAAAGCGACACTGGCACACGGCGAAACACGTTCTCGCGCGGATGCCGGTCGAGTCGGGAGACGTCGTCCTGGACCTGGGGACCGGCAGCGGGTACGCCCTGCGCGCCCTGGCCGACCGCGGTATCGATCGCGGGTACGGACTCGATGGCTCTCCGGAGATGACACAGAACGCCCGATCGTACACCGAGGTCGATTCCGTGGACTATCTGGTCGGCGACTTCCATCACCTCCCCTTCGACTCGAACAGCATCGATCACGTGTTCTCGATGGAGGCGTTCTACTACGCGAACGACCCCATCGCGGCCCTCGAGGAACTCCGACGCGTCCTGCGGCCCGGCGGGACGTTCTACTGTGCGGTCAACTACTTCGAGGAGAACGTCCACTCCCACGAGTGGCAGGACGGCATCGACATCGAGATGACCCTGTGGAATCGCGAGCAGTACCGCGAGGCGTTCGGGGAGGCCGGATTCTACGTGGCCGAGCAGGACAACGTCCCCGACCGCGAGGTCGAGATTCCGCCGGCAGCGGAGTTCCCCACCGACGACTTCGATTCTCGCGAGGAGATGGTAAAGCGGTACCGCACCCTCGGAACCCTTCTGACCGTCGGCGTCGCCCCGTGA
- a CDS encoding antibiotic biosynthesis monooxygenase, whose translation MIVVANRFRIADGYEDAFVDRFQQNMGAVSDFDGFVSFELLVPEDDDTETFVALTRWESRDAFEAWTDSEAFEKSHSGDAPREMFEGHPTLEIHEVAHSEG comes from the coding sequence ATGATCGTCGTCGCCAATCGTTTCCGCATCGCCGATGGCTACGAGGACGCGTTCGTCGACCGCTTTCAGCAGAACATGGGCGCGGTCAGCGACTTCGATGGGTTCGTCTCCTTCGAGTTGCTCGTCCCTGAGGACGACGACACCGAGACCTTCGTCGCCCTCACGCGGTGGGAGTCTCGGGACGCCTTCGAGGCGTGGACCGACAGCGAGGCCTTCGAGAAATCGCACTCGGGGGACGCCCCACGCGAGATGTTCGAGGGTCACCCGACACTCGAGATTCACGAAGTAGCCCACAGCGAAGGGTAA